The window GCTGTGGGAAGTCAAGACTGGGGAATGTTTGTACACCTGGGAGTTTTTAACCGCTGTGAAGAGGGTCGCTTGGAAGTGGGTCTTGTTTTATTTCAAGCAGGTACCGAAGGTATACTGATTTTGGGATcagcgaggatgatgacaagTTCTTGAGTATTACTGAGCAAAGAAGTGGACAGCCTAGTGTGATCAGGTGAGTCGGCTTCTTTGTCAGAATCGATCGAGTGTATTGACATTGCCTCTAGAATATTTTCCATCAACCGAGAAGACCCTAGATCCCGTTCGTCCATTTCAATTGGGGGATattattttctttttggttACGGCTGACACTTGTGCAGAATCCACTACCCCTCTCACTGAAATGCGTCTTACCGGGTCTCGTGCCACCGTTGCTATCTGGGCTCCTTTGTCTGATTATATTATCACCGGTCATGAGTCTGGAAAGATTGCCAAGTACGATGTTAAGActggagaggaggtgcAGGCtgtcgaggatgagcaCTCTGGATTGATTTCCGACATACAACTGAGCCCTGACGGGACCTATTTCATCACAGCCAGTAAAGACAAGACGGCGAGAGTGAGTGGAAATCGTAAGGATTGCAGAGCTGTCGCTGACTGTGGTGTAACCCGTAGTTGTGGGACATTGAAACGCTTGAGGTTATGAAGGTCTATGCCACTGAGACCCCTGTTAACAGTGCGGTCATCACCCCCGATCGACCATACGTAAGTATTCCAGACCCCCGTTGGATAAGTCATCTTACTCAAAAGTATCCTTCCTAGATCATTCTCGGTGGAGGTCAAGATGCGATGAATGTAACAACCACCTCTCAGCGAGCGGGTAAATTCGAGTCCAGATTTTTCCACAAGTTGttcgaggaagaggttggcCGTGTTAAGGGCCATTTGTAAGATATATTTTGCCCTCCATGCGCGTCTTTCAGAGTACACTGACCTTGGTGCAGCGGTCCCATCAACACGCTCGCGGTACATCCTCAAGGACGGG of the Cryptococcus tetragattii IND107 chromosome 2, whole genome shotgun sequence genome contains:
- a CDS encoding eukaryotic translation initiation factor 3 subunit I, whose product is MKPIILQGHERSLNQIVFNSEGDLLFSASKDSVVNAWYTSNGERLGTYGGIKGGDGHNGSVWTVSVDSETRFLLTGGADNAMKLWEVKTGECLYTWEFLTAVKRVAWNEDDDKFLSITEQRSGQPSVIRIFSINREDPRSQSTTPLTEMRLTGSRATVAIWAPLSDYIITGHESGKIAKYDVKTGEEVQAVEDEHSGLISDIQLSPDGTYFITASKDKTARLWDIETLEVMKVYATETPVNSAVITPDRPYIILGGGQDAMNVTTTSQRAGKFESRFFHKLFEEEVGRVKGHFGPINTLAVHPQGRAYASGAEDGFVRVHWFEESYFRSRPFGDLEPEPEV